GTgccaaaaattccccttttataggttctcacttaattcagactctacatacttaatttcatttttctaggttcaatattatagaaacttaaggtactttttgtagaacgaaaaagtactaagtacttcatgctaaatttcatgtttctaggttcaataatatagaaaattcaaaaagtaccttttgtagaacgaaaaagtaccaaaaagtctccttttatgtgttctgattTAATCcgggtttaatattatagaaaattcagaaagtaccttttgtagaatgaaaaagtatcaaaaagtctcCTTGTATGGGTTCTCGCCTAtaccgggctctacatacttaatttcatgtttctaagttcattattatagaaaactcaaaatgtaccttttgaaaaacgaaaaagcaccaaaaagttcccttttatgggttgtcATTTACTTCCGaatctacgtacttaatttcatgtcccttggttctatattatagaatattccaaaagtaccttaaattctcacctaattcagactctacatacttaatttcatatttctcattgttataataaacaagtaatatttctatattcggctgtgccgaatctttaatacccttcaccaagtgtgttttaaaaaaagtctttatttatttgtatctctgcacacatgtcacacataacatacacacaaacaaatataaactgtagcagaaagaaatattaaccgttgtactgtaataccaccatcaaactgtattaccaccctcaaacaaatatcagctgtattaccaacatattactgctttatctccttgtttttgttatacccacttaccttcgtgagaacagaacagcgtcccaacatacaaaaaaatacgcagctgaataaaaccaaatacatctccacacgcacatctACATCTTTATCTAATTCagagtgttgttgttgcttttttaacaaagcatgaaaaaatgaggcttttttgatgaaattttaagaggttgtctcggatttttgctcatatctccgttatttatagaccgattttgctgattttaaatagcgatcttctggAAAGCATGTCTATTGATggttcggatctcgccgatatctggggacctctaaattatatcatagaaattacaaacggaatgacaaacttatatatacgcttctcacgaaggtgaagggtataaaaagctaaaattgCACATTTTGAGgaaccttttgaacaacgaaataTACTCCGGTCCTACAAGGTTAATTTCAAATCAAATATCGTGAAGGATGTTTTATCTGAAATAATTTCGCTTCCAAAATATTTGGAAAGTGAACTTTTCGCATGCTCGGCATTTGTCTGAATCCATTTGTCCAATGATTTGATTTATACCCTGAAGTTTTAAAACTGCAATTTTTGGCTTTTTTGAGGCGTTTTAACTTCttgacaaaaacttaaaattaactcTTAGATGACATACACTTAAAGTTGCTTTGGCTCTGATACAACGTCTCAAAAAGGgccaaaaaatttagttttttttatcaaatttcagGTAACGATATCTCGAATGATGAAAAGAATCTGAGGTTATGTTTGGATTCGGCGCTAATTACTCTTTTCGAAACTTGGTCTCAAGGTTacgattttttcaaattttgtcggcTTGTTATACCTGTATTCTTTCTtagacgtatacgtaatatttcaTGAATTCTTTAACACTAATATTACTCATAAGCAGCAGTGTTCCGTAATTTGTAAAATTCCTCTAGTATACCCtagacgtatacgtaatatttcaTAACTTCTTCAATAATAATATAACTCATAAGTTACGGTGTGCagagtaaacaaaattttagctttttttaaactatttattaaatttgaaacaatagtttattttaactctttattaatcttcttacatttaaaataataaaaggtgTTGAAATGTTTATTCTGTACATAAAGCCATACATTTCATTTGTTTGCCAACTTACATTGCATTGTTATGGCTTCTTATTTGCAACCTCAATCAGTTTCCAATTCTCTTCAACTTTAACCTCATCCCCATTGTTACGTTAGCAGTCATTGTTGTTTCTGTATTATTTATTCCATTATTACCTACTGTATATTTAAAATggtgaaagtttttttattttcaaaataatgggGTGTTAAAAGGATacatgttttattattgtatccATTTTTTCTTCggtaacttttaatattttgctgttattgttgtaacTATTGTAACGAAGTGGAAATTTCAatgggttttatttaaatacatggtgttttttttgtaaattttcttttcacagttaaagaaacttttactttttaaagtgAAACAGTCACTAAATGAACAAAAGATTTtcgaagtttttcaaaaaagaaaggGTGAATAATTTGCGtaaaaaaattggtaaattgGTAAACgaatttaaaacttataaattttacCACTAGGAAGTAAATATTgattgtatgtataaatatgtgtatgtatgtatgtatgtatgtatgtaaaacaaattgttaaagtaAAGCCATTGAAATAAGTGGCAGTGTTGAAGTgaaatttaaatggtttttgaaTAAAAGAGGGTAAATATTGAAATGCGTAAGAGTTATAGTTGAATGTTGTTTGAGAGGTATTGTTGTAAGTTGTGCAAGAAAAAGCTGCCAAAAGAGCAAATCTAAATTCGGATAAAACGAGAGATAGACCAAAAGTTCTTCTGCGTCTCTTGAGAAGAAAAAACTTTGAAGCAAAACGcgaacaatttaattttagaatGACCTAGCCAATGCAGTTTCAGGTTAGAATTATGACCGATAAAGAGTCGTAGATAACGTGTAGAAATAGAAAGAGATATAAATACAGGTTTACTGTTAGATATTTCCCGTTATATCTAAACTCACCACAGTTTATGACCGAAACCTCTGCTGAAATAATGTTAGTTTGATCGTGTACAATTAAACATAATCATCTCCAAAAACAAGGAATACTAAACTTGAATTCATCTTGATGATTTagtccaaaaaattttaaaccgcAGTCTGAGTAACAGTAAGTACAGTAAACAATATTACCGAGAATAAAATTACTGTTTAAAATGGACAGAAATGGATGCAACTATGAATACAATGAGCAATGGATTATccatttttatcaatttttaaaaactaaacaccGACAAAAATTTAACACCAACATGGCTGCATGGACCACGACACATACATAATACACTCTCAAACGAGCCCGTAGTTAGGTAGACAGGGCGACTGTGTACAATAAAGCTAACATCAAATGTTTTGACACCAATTAACACCACAATGTATGGGACAAACAGAGGAGTTAAGGCCAAAAGCATgaataaatttcattacaaatccaaaaatgaatttgtaagtgaaaatataaaagtcaattttctggctaaactagaaaaTCTAGGATCAAAAGGATGAATATCTGTTTTTCCttcctaaaaacataaaagtccattttccgACTAATCTAGAgaagctagggccaaaaggataaatatctgtgatcacttgtatttcctgcTAAAAAGGGATttgtgagtgaaaacataaaagtccaatttctGTCTAATCCAGAGGAGCTAggaccaaaaaaataaataactgtgATCACTGGTTTTTCCTACAAAAATGGATTtgtaagtgaaaacataaaagttcattttctggccaaactaATGGAGCTAGGGCAAGTGATCACTTCCTTTTCCTAACAAAAATTGATTTGTGAGTGAGAAGATATAAGTCCAATTTTTGGCTTAACTAGAGGAGTTATGGCCAAAGAGATGAATATCTGGCTAatctagaggagctagggccaaaagggtGAATATCTGTGGTCACTTGTATTTCCTGCCAAAAATGGATTTGTGAGTAAAAACATTAAAGATcactttctggctaaactagaggagctagtgCCAAAAGGATGAATATCCGTGATCATTTGTATATCCTGCCAAAAATGgatttgtaaaagaaaacataaaagtccattttctggctaaactagaggagctagggccaaaaggatgattATCTGtggtgatcacttgtattttctgGCTAAAATGGATttgtgagtgaaaacataaaagtccattttctgccTAAACTGGAGGAGCTAAGTCCTATAGGATGAATATCTGTAATCACTTGTATTTCTTTCCAAAAATGGATTtgtaagtgaaaacataaaagcccattttgtggctaaactagaggagctagggccaaaaggacgATTTGATttgtgagtgaaaacataaaagtccatttcctggctaaactagaggagctgggccaaaaggatgaatttcctaccaaaaacggttttgcgagtgaaaacataaacattcatttcatggctaaactagaggagctagtgCCAAAAGGATGAATACATGTTGTTACTTGTATTTCCTTCCtaaaatgtatttgttagtgaaaacataaaagtccattttctggtaAAACTAGAGGAGCTATGGCCAAATGAATGAATATCTGTGTTGaaagcataaaagtccattctatggctaaactagaggatcTAAGGACAAAAAGAACTAGtatttgtgatcacttacaATGCCTGATAAAAATGGTTTAACAAGTTAAAACATGTTGATTTTGTatctaaactagaggagctagggccaaaggATGAGTATCTGTGAGGATAGCAAATCCCACTGGGTAAAGCgagttattaatatatttaaaatttttatatatttttacacttactatatgtattaaaaatcacaacaataattaatttttttttttgcattttgtataataaattcttgtttttttattttatttaaatatatatattataaagtaaacattaaatgtagaatttaaatgtgaatataatttatttgatttttgtttatttttgtattttttttatcgtTAAAAAGGGAAGcttaaaaccaaataaaacataaattcgtATGTACTATATTCCTCatacatatttagttaaataaaaatatttatttacgtaTGTAAACTGTTTTAAACGAGAATAATGAGCATGAATAAACATGTCGTTCATTATAACAAATGAATATGTTTTACTATTTGTACacatgttatatttttttagttataaataaaaagattaaaTCATAAACTCATACGAGTAGTAAATATATAGGAAaacttacaaaattaaaaattaaaattttatgaatattattaaTGATTGAACAGAGAAGAAATAagtgagaaaatatttaattaataaaagcaCATCAGTACCATATGAGGTTagtataaaaaatagtaaaaaattaataatttaatttgttttattaaaaaaaaaacggttttgtctttaaaacaaaaagaaattcgATGGGCAATTTTTGGTCAAAAGTAATTTCATTCTGTagtattttacaatattattaaaataacaaatattgtaaataattatttgaataatttgccttttttaaatatatttttacttaaagaacTATTTAAATAGATggctacaaaaaaaacttacttatttatactataatatagaaaaattatgatttatatacgtataatttagaaattttaaataatatctatGTATTTGATTAAAGATTCTTGTGGTTTGCATAAATAAATtgctttgtttaaattttctataaaaatcacaattgttttcgtttatctgcttttattttgaatatttagcAACACCAATTGACAGGTTCCTCTTCACCCAATGCTATGTGTTCTATACTCCAGGATGGTGTCTCTAAACGACCCTCAGCCGTAGCTTTTACATCATCGCCTTCTACGGGTATACCCATTGGCACCGAGGGTAAATGTATTATAGAACCATTTTCATGTATATGGCGATTACTTATCGCTTGAGCAGTATGATTAAAAGCTGTATTATTATTCGTATATGTTGAGATCGAATCACATGAATCGAATTGTCTTAGTGAACGACATTTGCCTTCTTTCGCTAAACGCACTAGACCTAAGGCAGTACTAACGAAAACCTGTTCAAGACCTTGATCCGTCTCAGCAGATGTCTCAAAATATGTTGCTCCTATAGAGTTGGCAAATAGGCAAGCCTCTTCTCGTGATACTGCACGTTGTGCATGTAAATCTAATTTATTACCCACTAGTGTTAGAATCAAAGGATCCTGTACATTGCGATGCAGTTCCTGTATCCAtgattttatttcacaaaacgtACGATTTTGTGATAGATCAAAAACTAATATGGCAGCATTAGCGTTGCGATAATACATGGGTGCGACCGCTTTAAAACGTTCCTGGCCAGCAGTATCCCAAATctacaaaaaagttaataatttatgaaaacattattgtttaaaactatATAGTGTTGAAGTATTGAAATGATGATTAGTTTAATGTTTAGTcgaattatttaaaatccaaGGTTGATAAAACCTCGAAACACCGTCAAGAAAATACCATGACTCTACATGATACATATAAGAAGTTTAACATATGAACTACCTCCTCAGCtttgactaggctatagtaaAATACTTTTCTCTATAATAGATCAGAACAGTAGAATACTTTAGAGACGATCATAGTTCAGAATTGTGCTCCTAAATCTAGAGTAGATTAGAACAGTGTGCTCTACTATACAGTAGATGAAAGTAGTCTAGATGACACTCTACTCTGAAGAAGTATAGATCAGAGTAGTGTAGATCATATTTATATCAGAGAGTAGATCAAATTCGCTATTCTAGAATAGATCAAACAATTCCTCCTGAACGTTGGAAGTAACAATAACGTCATAACGTCGTAGTTTAAAAAGTACAAACTCCCTAAATAACTTTTGACAACCTATTTACCTCTTTAGGTTATGTCATTGTAATTACATGGTCCTCAAAGCACTAGCAGGCGGTACTTAAGGTTTGGATATCCTCCATGATGAATCATATAAGGTATTCGCCGATGACTCAAATCAACGTACAAATGTGCAATAAAAAGACGAAGGCCTGCACGCTAGTTCAGTGACTGGCAACTGGCCTTTCGGACTCCATTCAAGATGGCTAAAATTACCCAGTTACGATTTCAGCCAGGATAAAGAGGATGAAGAGAGAATCACTCGCTTCTGCTGCCATTGTCCCATCCTAGCGGATCACAGAATGTATCTGCTAGGTAGCTACTTCTTGCATGATTTAGCGATCTATCAGATGTCGACATCCGAAAGATCGTTTTTTTCTCGTTTCAGGTTCGACAAATGGATAAATATACAAACTTTACCCAAGTGTATCCCCGGTGAAAACTACGAGAAGACGACCTTCTAACGTACCTaatgtttcaataaataaacCTTATTGACTGCATATAAAACTATCAAACGGTCAGTGATAAGTTATGTTGGTCCAGCGTGGCCACCTTCGCTTAGTAAAGAGAATATTTAAAGCTATCAGAAGGACTGTTACGGGCTTCTTACAAATTACTACAGAATACCTTCCAGACGAGGATCACATTTTGATTAAGCCATTCTTCCTCGCAGGTCACTATAAGAGCAATTTCATGTAGCAATATACAGTAACAAATACACAGCTTGTGGTGGAAGTCCTcatgatacccaccacataaTGCCTCTCTGATATCACTGGAAGTGTCATTCCATGGAGCAACACTCTTCTCTCTGTCCAATGGATCCCGCTAAAGTATCACAACTTTTAAGTCTGGGCATCGATGTCGAATACCCTGATTagattattttcgaaattgtaTGTTAAATATAATGGGTTTCAAAACATGTTTAATTCGAATATAAATACGGAATAACTCCCAAAGTAGCACCCAAATAAGCCAAAGACAAATTCTTACTCACAtagaacacactgtggtaaaaGAGGTATGAACAGAGGCGACCCTGACCACATTTGGTGTCATCCGAACAAGATACAATACATAAATCACCATTTAACCGAGTAAACTTCTAAAGATATAATCGTTTATCAGTATTTTAACGAAACCCCAATCCCGCGAGTTAAATTACACCCACGACAAGACAAAAGTCTGAAAATCTGCCCTATGGGTTACCGTTCCCCATTATACTAGTTAAAATGGCACTCTGGTTAGACCCTAGACTAAGATACATTTGACACCACCGGTTATAGCAAACAAATGTCTAAGTGCTTAACGTAAATACCTGCATTGGCGGCCTTATGgtacggtggtctttttcatccacggGGTATCACGTGCCAGGGAAAAGTGCAAACCAGGGAGAATCTTACAGACCTATCTCCCTCCTGTCATCAATTGCCAAGACACTTTAGGCACTACTCCTCCCGGAATTACAACAACACCTACATCCAGCAGATCATCAACATGGATTGCGCGTAAAGCACAGTACAACAACAGCTTTAACCGCCATCACCACACAAGTTTGCCAAGGCCTTAATCAGGCCCGACCATGTCAACGAACGGTCCTCGTGGCATTCGACCTATCAAAAGCGTTTGATACGGTCAATCACGCCATTCTCTTCAACACAATCTAGCATCTAGTCTCTCAGACAACACCAGAGATCCAAATCTCGTAGAATTAAACAGGGAGTACCCCAAGGATGAATGTCACGAACAGTGACATTCAAATGACATACGAAGAACATCTGCATGACGAAACGAAGATGCTTTCAGTTAAGAAACATAACATCATGCTGTCTAAGCAGTTCCTACTGGGATGTCATCGGAGGGGTCACCCGAACCACCATCTAACACTAAACCAACACCATTCAAGATCATTGTCCAGCGTGTGGAACAGGCCCACACAATGTTCGACATCTTTTTAACTGTAGGGTAAATCCAACTCGGAACCTGAATCTCTTTGGACTCAGCTCATTAATTACCTCATTCTCAAGAATTCTCCCATTAAACAAATGTCCAATTTCATAAGTCGCGTAGCATgagaaaatatgaattttgttGAGAATTCAACAGCACCAGAGAAATTTCCTGAAGTAAGGGGTATATTAAAGGATACTCTTCCTATCATTTACATAGTCACATCTGttgtaatatgttttaataCACAGCTACCACGTGGATCCCAAATGGACCTCAACCAACTTACTAGCCAGGACAAGTCATTCCTGTTGCCACCCATAatgccagattatatggtacTCTGGTTTGACCCCATGTCAAAACATTCCAAGGAAATGatgaggatacatttgacatcaacagtttatagtcccaaCAAATGACAGGCATTTGTAGCTCCTCTTTTCCCCGGGGTAACcaaggaaacatgcccccgggggattATAAGACAGTAGTATTTATTTTCCCAacgttttctattaaataacgaaatttaatgaaaatttcaagtcattttaatttccgccagttttaaacaatttcaaaaactgAAAGCatgatttaatataaaagctaatgaataataattttaaattctcaTATTTCCCATACAAAATAATTACCATAACTTATGGCCTATATAAACAACTtagttaaattaagaaaaaacgcATTAGGTTTACACTTATATACTAAGAGTAAAAATTGAATATTATGCCAAATACAAAATGctaattgttaataaatgtgTTTTGATAATCTAAATGGATTTTTGGTGTATTTTTATGCTTAAGACTTATAATTTAATCATTGTt
The window above is part of the Lucilia cuprina isolate Lc7/37 chromosome 6, ASM2204524v1, whole genome shotgun sequence genome. Proteins encoded here:
- the LOC111680076 gene encoding ras-related protein RHN1 isoform X1, giving the protein MRGIEGKVVILGSRGVGKTCLVTKYIKNTLHKDVGPTIAASFFTCKVILDDAKVKLQIWDTAGQERFKAVAPMYYRNANAAILVFDLSQNRTFCEIKSWIQELHRNVQDPLILTLVGNKLDLHAQRAVSREEACLFANSIGATYFETSAETDQGLEQVFVSTALGLVRLAKEGKCRSLRQFDSCDSISTYTNNNTAFNHTAQAISNRHIHENGSIIHLPSVPMGIPVEGDDVKATAEGRLETPSWSIEHIALGEEEPVNWCC
- the LOC111680076 gene encoding vacuolar protein sorting-associated protein 21 isoform X2 codes for the protein MDQSVGKTCLVTKYIKNTLHKDVGPTIAASFFTCKVILDDAKVKLQIWDTAGQERFKAVAPMYYRNANAAILVFDLSQNRTFCEIKSWIQELHRNVQDPLILTLVGNKLDLHAQRAVSREEACLFANSIGATYFETSAETDQGLEQVFVSTALGLVRLAKEGKCRSLRQFDSCDSISTYTNNNTAFNHTAQAISNRHIHENGSIIHLPSVPMGIPVEGDDVKATAEGRLETPSWSIEHIALGEEEPVNWCC